A window from Acidimicrobiales bacterium encodes these proteins:
- a CDS encoding branched-chain amino acid ABC transporter permease, whose amino-acid sequence MSALVAPMPSSAIDQDWGKVLRWGLICGGALIAICLVGMPVELDRRELIERYLSLGYVSVLLIPILIGRIAATQVVLEGFESRKQGLYDLVTGLMVGLLGGGCLSLLMLALDSWNLRDPLVNWSPKLFRFLTYENGMGFGAGAWIVTCGALSLAGASLHVVPAIVRRSTGTVVLSLLALSVLEGAVDDLSEGFGLDWLTDLMYAKKGGLTLTSTIVVGAVIAVVSVLTSGRVKAVTNRYRDMQGAERQKASMILFAVVAVLCIVLPIFLGKIMNELLANVGLFLLLALGLNIVVGLAGLLDLGYVAFFAVGGYTTAVLTSPNSPFFAPELHFGFALIFVVIFATIVGLLIGAPVIRMRGDYLAIVTLGFGEIIRLLFMSDWLGPYFGGAQGITNVPGVDLGFATVKGTDPRSVFYLVLFFCVIAIYISWRLQASRLGRAWMAIREDEQVAEAMGINTVSSKLMAFVVGAVLAAFSGAVLAAKVGSVFPTSFMILISIIILVVVIVGGMGNIAGVMVGSFVLIGVLGGPKQPGLLQEFQNFKLLIYGMLLVFMMLKRPEGLVPSARRSRELHQEEFLQDAWLKGDKSDDDADDEDAVNVGDGGGEEE is encoded by the coding sequence ATGAGCGCCCTTGTCGCACCCATGCCGTCGTCGGCCATTGACCAGGACTGGGGCAAGGTGCTGCGCTGGGGGCTGATCTGCGGCGGCGCCCTGATCGCCATCTGCCTGGTCGGCATGCCCGTCGAGCTGGACCGGCGGGAGCTCATCGAGCGGTACCTCAGCCTCGGCTACGTGTCCGTCCTGTTGATTCCGATCCTGATAGGTCGCATAGCCGCCACCCAGGTGGTCCTGGAGGGCTTCGAGTCCCGGAAGCAAGGCCTCTACGACCTGGTCACCGGCCTGATGGTCGGCCTCCTCGGCGGAGGCTGCCTGTCTCTGCTGATGCTGGCGCTGGATTCCTGGAACCTGCGGGACCCGCTGGTCAACTGGAGTCCGAAGCTCTTCCGCTTCCTCACCTACGAGAACGGCATGGGCTTCGGGGCCGGGGCCTGGATCGTGACCTGCGGGGCGCTCAGCCTGGCCGGTGCATCGCTGCACGTCGTGCCGGCGATCGTGCGACGATCGACCGGGACCGTGGTGCTCAGCCTGCTGGCCCTGTCGGTCCTGGAGGGAGCGGTCGATGACCTCTCAGAGGGCTTCGGCCTCGACTGGCTGACCGACCTCATGTACGCCAAGAAGGGCGGCCTGACCCTCACCTCTACCATCGTGGTCGGCGCTGTCATCGCCGTCGTTTCGGTGCTCACCAGCGGCCGTGTAAAGGCGGTAACCAACCGCTACCGGGACATGCAGGGCGCCGAGCGCCAGAAGGCATCCATGATCCTGTTCGCCGTGGTGGCGGTGCTCTGCATCGTGCTGCCGATATTCCTGGGCAAGATCATGAACGAGCTGCTGGCCAACGTCGGCCTCTTCCTGTTGCTGGCCCTGGGCCTCAATATCGTGGTCGGCCTGGCAGGCCTCCTGGACCTCGGCTACGTGGCCTTCTTCGCCGTGGGCGGTTACACGACCGCCGTCCTGACATCGCCCAACAGCCCGTTCTTCGCCCCGGAACTGCACTTCGGATTCGCCCTCATCTTCGTTGTCATCTTCGCCACCATCGTCGGCCTGCTGATCGGGGCGCCCGTCATCAGGATGCGCGGCGACTACCTGGCCATCGTGACCCTCGGATTCGGTGAGATAATCCGCCTGCTGTTCATGTCGGACTGGCTGGGCCCCTATTTCGGTGGCGCCCAGGGAATCACCAACGTCCCGGGTGTCGACCTGGGCTTCGCCACGGTGAAGGGCACCGACCCAAGGTCGGTGTTCTACTTGGTGCTGTTCTTCTGCGTCATCGCCATCTACATCTCGTGGCGCCTGCAGGCCTCCCGCCTGGGCCGGGCCTGGATGGCCATCCGGGAGGACGAGCAGGTGGCCGAGGCCATGGGCATCAACACGGTGAGCTCCAAACTGATGGCCTTCGTGGTGGGCGCAGTGCTGGCTGCCTTCAGCGGGGCGGTGCTGGCTGCCAAGGTCGGCTCCGTCTTCCCGACAAGCTTCATGATCCTGATCTCGATCATCATCCTCGTGGTGGTGATCGTCGGTGGCATGGGCAACATCGCCGGAGTGATGGTCGGCTCGTTCGTCCTGATCGGCGTGTTGGGCGGGCCAAAGCAGCCGGGCCTGCTCCAGGAGTTCCAGAACTTCAAGCTGCTCATCTACGGAATGCTGCTCGTCTTCATGATGCTGAAGCGCCCGGAGGGCCTCGTGCCCAGCGCCCGTCGCAGCCGGGAGCTCCACCAGGAGGAGTTCCTTCAGGACGCCTGGTTGAAGGGCGACAAGTCGGACGACGACGCCGATGACGAGGACGCGGTCAACGTGGGCGACGGGGGAGGGGAGGAGGAATGA
- a CDS encoding aminotransferase class IV: MSRSTHQALADERNESVEIFINGEFFARHEARVSVFDSGFLVGDGIWEGLRLHHGRFAFLDRHLDRLFAGAAAIDLDIAMSRDEVTEALYATVRHNDMHDDVHARLMVTRGDKKTPSQHPSNVVGGPNMVIIAEHKTADPAVAEAGITLFTTTVRRPPPDTLDQRLNSHSKLHEVIALIQAVKAGADEALMLDPTGAVATCNATNFFVVREGGVWTSTGHYNLNGITRQLVLEVAPEAGLTAHQKPFSLTDVYSAEEAFVTGTFGGLTPVVEIDGRTIGDGRPGPITARLQDLYRAAVEADVTDG; encoded by the coding sequence ATGTCCCGCAGTACCCACCAGGCACTGGCCGACGAACGCAACGAGTCCGTTGAGATCTTCATCAACGGCGAGTTCTTCGCACGACACGAGGCCAGGGTGTCGGTTTTCGACAGCGGCTTCCTGGTGGGCGACGGCATATGGGAGGGGCTGCGCCTCCACCACGGACGGTTCGCCTTCCTGGACAGGCACCTGGACCGGTTGTTCGCCGGCGCGGCGGCCATCGACCTGGACATCGCCATGAGCCGCGACGAGGTCACCGAGGCCCTGTACGCCACCGTCAGGCACAACGACATGCACGACGACGTGCACGCCAGGCTCATGGTCACCCGGGGCGACAAGAAGACCCCGTCCCAGCATCCCTCCAACGTCGTGGGCGGGCCCAACATGGTGATCATCGCCGAGCACAAGACGGCCGACCCGGCCGTCGCCGAGGCCGGCATCACCCTGTTCACGACGACGGTCCGTAGACCACCGCCCGACACGCTGGACCAGCGCCTCAACTCCCACTCCAAGCTGCACGAGGTGATCGCCCTCATCCAGGCAGTGAAGGCCGGTGCCGACGAGGCGCTCATGCTCGACCCCACCGGTGCCGTGGCCACCTGCAACGCCACCAACTTCTTCGTGGTTCGGGAGGGCGGGGTGTGGACGTCGACCGGCCACTACAACCTCAACGGCATCACCCGCCAGCTGGTGCTCGAGGTGGCGCCGGAGGCCGGCCTCACCGCCCACCAGAAGCCGTTCTCCCTCACCGACGTCTACTCGGCCGAGGAGGCCTTCGTGACCGGCACGTTCGGTGGCCTGACCCCCGTCGTCGAGATCGACGGCCGGACCATCGGCGACGGCCGACCGGGCCCTATCACCGCCCGACTCCAGGACCTCTACAGAGCGGCCGTGGAGGCCGACGTCACCGACGGCTGA
- a CDS encoding branched-chain amino acid ABC transporter permease, whose amino-acid sequence MSVDRFLTFIRVFLVTMIIIGLLAFIWQQFDADNPFARWRNPGARGLTGDQFKGLLISGLSQGSMYGLIALGYSMVYGVLGFINFAHGEVFMVGAMTGFIASEKFNANGMWESNFLLCLALIVLMAIFFSTSLAVLMERVAYRPLRNSPRLIPLITSIGVSFFIQNLVLGLFGPSTKSYPRLPEWLSKQRSILTFEIAGTRLLVLVVAAASMGVLWYIVERTKTGKAMRAVAEDKEIASLMGIDVNRTIVTTFAVGGAMAGVGGILWGLMFRSVTHMTGFLPGVKAFTAAVVGGIGNLGGAMAGGISLGSAESIAPLLILEPLGVPGVSQLKDAVAFTVLVLVLLFKPAGLFGERLSSEERA is encoded by the coding sequence GTGTCCGTCGATCGCTTCCTCACATTCATACGGGTCTTCCTGGTCACCATGATCATCATCGGACTGCTGGCCTTCATCTGGCAGCAGTTCGACGCCGACAACCCGTTCGCCCGGTGGCGCAACCCGGGCGCCCGGGGCCTCACGGGCGACCAGTTCAAGGGCCTGCTCATTTCCGGCCTCTCCCAGGGCTCGATGTACGGCCTCATCGCCCTGGGCTACTCGATGGTCTACGGCGTGCTCGGCTTCATCAACTTCGCCCACGGCGAGGTGTTCATGGTCGGGGCGATGACCGGGTTCATCGCCTCTGAGAAGTTCAATGCCAACGGGATGTGGGAGTCCAACTTCCTCCTCTGCCTGGCACTGATCGTGCTGATGGCGATCTTCTTCTCGACGTCTTTGGCCGTGCTGATGGAGCGGGTGGCCTACCGGCCGCTGCGCAACTCTCCCAGGCTGATTCCGCTCATCACCTCGATCGGCGTGTCGTTCTTCATCCAGAACTTGGTGCTCGGGCTGTTCGGGCCGTCCACGAAGAGCTACCCGCGCCTCCCCGAGTGGCTCTCCAAGCAGCGCTCCATCCTGACCTTCGAGATAGCAGGCACCCGCCTCCTGGTGCTGGTGGTGGCCGCTGCCTCGATGGGCGTCCTCTGGTACATCGTGGAGCGCACCAAGACCGGCAAGGCCATGCGGGCCGTTGCCGAGGACAAGGAGATCGCCTCGCTGATGGGGATCGACGTCAACCGGACCATCGTCACCACGTTCGCCGTGGGTGGAGCGATGGCGGGCGTGGGCGGGATCCTCTGGGGCCTCATGTTCCGGTCGGTCACCCACATGACAGGGTTCCTGCCCGGCGTCAAGGCCTTCACCGCCGCTGTGGTGGGTGGCATCGGGAACCTGGGCGGTGCCATGGCCGGCGGCATCTCCCTGGGCTCGGCCGAGTCGATCGCCCCGCTGCTCATCCTGGAACCACTCGGCGTGCCCGGCGTGTCACAGCTCAAGGACGCCGTGGCCTTCACCGTGCTGGTCCTCGTGCTCTTGTTCAAGCCGGCCGGCCTCTTCGGAGAGCGGCTCTCGTCGGAGGAGCGGGCATGA
- a CDS encoding DUF126 domain-containing protein yields the protein MPDRGATPVPLVAGTATGEVLRLDEPLSFWGGLETVEGRIIDQRHPQVGEMVAGRVLVMPFGRGSSSGSSVICEAVRAGTAPAAILMAERDDIIALGAIVAEEVYGLVMPVVVVPPEAFEGLETGAMVAVGVDGTVTASPDAGGPA from the coding sequence GTGCCTGACCGGGGGGCGACGCCGGTACCACTGGTCGCCGGCACGGCCACAGGCGAGGTGTTGCGCCTCGACGAGCCCCTCAGCTTCTGGGGAGGGTTGGAGACCGTCGAGGGCCGGATCATCGACCAGCGCCACCCCCAGGTCGGCGAGATGGTGGCCGGCCGGGTACTGGTGATGCCGTTCGGTCGGGGATCCAGCTCCGGCAGCAGCGTGATCTGCGAGGCGGTCCGGGCGGGGACGGCGCCGGCGGCCATCCTGATGGCCGAGCGCGATGACATCATCGCCCTCGGGGCCATCGTGGCCGAGGAGGTCTACGGCCTGGTGATGCCGGTGGTGGTGGTGCCACCGGAGGCGTTCGAAGGCCTGGAGACCGGTGCGATGGTGGCCGTCGGGGTGGACGGCACGGTGACGGCGTCCCCGGACGCAGGCGGCCCGGCCTGA
- a CDS encoding GFA family protein — MDDGRRGSGTRASGGCDCGGVRYRVDGELRDVVHCHCEPCRRITGHHMAATAAKVDDVHFESDATLTWHYRTSTTRYGFCSACGSTLFWSATDKADMLSIAAGTIDQPSGLSTVLAIYADEASDFHRLDDTIQTFGRDRPVDHPSRP; from the coding sequence ATGGACGACGGGAGACGGGGTTCCGGTACCCGGGCCAGCGGTGGGTGCGACTGCGGTGGGGTGCGCTACCGGGTGGACGGAGAACTGCGCGACGTCGTGCACTGCCACTGCGAACCGTGCCGCCGGATCACCGGCCACCACATGGCGGCCACCGCGGCGAAGGTCGACGACGTCCACTTCGAGAGCGATGCCACCCTCACCTGGCACTATCGGACGTCGACCACCCGTTACGGGTTCTGCTCGGCGTGTGGTTCAACGCTCTTCTGGTCGGCGACCGACAAGGCGGACATGCTCTCCATCGCCGCCGGGACGATCGACCAGCCGTCCGGGCTGTCCACCGTGCTGGCCATCTACGCGGACGAGGCGTCCGACTTCCACCGACTCGACGACACGATCCAGACCTTCGGCCGGGATCGGCCCGTTGACCACCCGTCGAGGCCCTGA
- a CDS encoding LysM peptidoglycan-binding domain-containing protein, with translation MRLVMVPLLALAVLAAACGGSEDEPIVVQTTTTGMFVTTTVAPSSDSAPATTSPTVATAAAVATTTTPVAASTAAVTTTTEPVVDVPQSVTVEKGDSLSKIAKRYGTTVDALVRINELCDANQIFVGQVIVLEDADAEADDAGEQVETAIVTVQAGDSLSKIAKRHDTTVEEMMALNDIDDPNLLFVGQELLIDEVVSADEEPEENPNC, from the coding sequence ATGCGCCTTGTCATGGTTCCGCTGCTCGCTCTGGCCGTTCTGGCGGCCGCCTGTGGGGGGTCCGAGGATGAGCCGATCGTCGTGCAGACAACCACGACCGGGATGTTCGTGACGACCACAGTCGCGCCTTCCTCGGACTCTGCGCCGGCCACCACATCTCCGACCGTTGCTACCGCCGCCGCGGTGGCCACCACGACCACCCCGGTAGCCGCCAGCACCGCCGCGGTGACCACGACCACAGAGCCAGTGGTCGACGTTCCGCAGTCTGTGACCGTGGAGAAGGGCGATTCGCTGTCCAAGATCGCCAAGCGGTACGGCACCACCGTCGACGCCCTGGTCAGGATCAACGAGCTCTGCGACGCCAACCAGATCTTCGTGGGCCAGGTGATCGTCCTCGAGGACGCGGATGCCGAGGCGGACGACGCTGGCGAGCAGGTCGAGACGGCCATCGTCACGGTCCAGGCCGGTGACTCCCTCTCCAAGATCGCCAAGCGCCACGACACCACCGTCGAGGAGATGATGGCGCTCAACGACATCGACGACCCCAACCTCCTCTTCGTGGGCCAGGAGCTACTGATCGATGAGGTGGTGTCGGCCGACGAGGAGCCCGAGGAGAACCCCAACTGCTGA
- a CDS encoding aconitase X catalytic domain-containing protein encodes MTLRLETRDEARLAGAEGPAQRLATRVVTRLATAMGADGLLDITGAHIDSCLYHGQAVLDFAHRLADDGARVLVPTTLNVSSLDLLHPEHARGDPEEARLSRRLMERFEEMGCRPTWTCAPYQLEVRPGFGEQIAWAESNAIVFANSVLGARTNRYGDFADICCAITGRAPAAGLHLDEHRRATVVIRLDGVSADLLARDVCYPVLGGLIGRLVGKAVPVVDGLEPGVSEDRLKALGAASASTGSVGMFHMVGSTPEAPTLEEALAGHEPVEEITVTAADLRAARDRLSTTSDDDLRTVSLGTPHYSVAEIGRLVELLGDRRVADGVAFYVSTGRDVLHEVSLLGWASRLVDAGVSMVTDTCTYFTPIIGDVTGTAMTDSAKWAYYAPGNLGLEVVFGSTEDCVESAVVGRVVRDEGIWAGA; translated from the coding sequence GTGACCCTCCGGCTTGAGACACGCGACGAGGCCAGGCTGGCAGGTGCCGAGGGCCCGGCCCAGCGGTTGGCCACCCGGGTGGTCACCCGGCTGGCCACCGCAATGGGGGCCGACGGGCTACTCGACATAACCGGCGCACACATCGATTCGTGCCTCTACCACGGGCAGGCGGTCCTCGACTTCGCCCATCGCCTGGCTGACGACGGCGCACGTGTACTCGTGCCGACCACGTTGAACGTGTCGTCGCTGGACCTGCTGCATCCGGAACACGCCCGGGGCGATCCCGAGGAGGCCAGGCTCTCCCGGCGGCTCATGGAGCGCTTCGAGGAGATGGGCTGTCGGCCGACCTGGACCTGTGCGCCCTACCAGCTCGAGGTCCGGCCGGGGTTCGGCGAGCAGATCGCCTGGGCGGAGTCCAACGCCATCGTGTTCGCCAACTCGGTACTTGGCGCCCGTACCAACCGGTACGGAGACTTCGCCGACATCTGCTGCGCCATCACCGGACGGGCACCTGCCGCCGGGCTCCACCTCGACGAGCACCGCCGGGCCACCGTGGTCATCCGGCTGGATGGCGTGTCCGCCGACCTGCTGGCGCGCGACGTGTGCTATCCGGTGCTCGGTGGCCTGATCGGCCGACTGGTCGGTAAGGCGGTGCCGGTGGTCGACGGCCTGGAGCCCGGGGTGTCCGAGGATCGACTCAAGGCGTTGGGAGCGGCGTCGGCGTCGACCGGTTCGGTGGGGATGTTCCACATGGTCGGGAGCACGCCTGAGGCCCCGACGCTGGAGGAGGCGCTGGCCGGCCACGAACCAGTCGAGGAGATCACGGTCACCGCGGCCGACCTGCGGGCCGCCCGGGACCGACTCTCCACGACCTCCGACGACGACCTGCGGACGGTCAGCCTGGGCACACCGCACTATTCGGTCGCCGAGATCGGTCGGCTGGTCGAGCTGTTGGGCGACCGGCGGGTCGCCGACGGCGTGGCCTTCTACGTCTCCACCGGGCGCGACGTACTCCACGAGGTGAGCCTGCTGGGTTGGGCCAGCCGCCTGGTCGACGCCGGGGTGAGCATGGTGACCGACACCTGCACCTACTTCACGCCGATCATCGGGGACGTCACCGGTACGGCGATGACCGATTCTGCCAAGTGGGCCTACTACGCCCCGGGGAACCTCGGCCTGGAGGTCGTCTTCGGGAGCACCGAGGACTGCGTGGAATCGGCGGTGGTCGGCCGGGTGGTCAGGGACGAGGGGATCTGGGCCGGTGCCTGA